From a region of the Streptomyces tirandamycinicus genome:
- a CDS encoding DUF397 domain-containing protein, with protein MADIITTEQPLSGWDKPDLDLSQADWQSGSQGAGDVQIAFVEGFIAMRNGGRPESPSLIFSPAEWRAFVMNARHGEFDLT; from the coding sequence GTGGCCGACATCATCACCACAGAGCAGCCGCTTTCGGGTTGGGACAAGCCGGACCTCGACCTCAGCCAGGCGGACTGGCAGTCGGGGTCCCAGGGAGCGGGTGACGTGCAGATCGCCTTCGTCGAGGGCTTCATCGCGATGAGGAACGGCGGCCGCCCCGAAAGCCCGTCACTGATCTTCAGCCCGGCGGAATGGCGGGCCTTCGTCATGAACGCCCGGCACGGTGAGTTCGACCTCACCTGA